A window of the Halobacterium hubeiense genome harbors these coding sequences:
- a CDS encoding DUF7558 family protein encodes MRRSDAEAVAVRSRSTLCARDSLVGLATYWTRDREEHLVATPAE; translated from the coding sequence TTGCGGAGGAGTGACGCCGAGGCTGTCGCTGTCCGGTCCCGGTCAACGTTGTGCGCCCGCGATAGTTTAGTCGGACTCGCAACGTACTGGACGCGCGACCGGGAGGAGCATCTCGTTGCGACGCCGGCGGAGTGA
- a CDS encoding type IV secretory system conjugative DNA transfer family protein: protein MPPEQFTTDRQYLHVQPSTDPLQPAAVARSITRLHRTTNETPTYEWLFVATGDTGPTGDRHIDWYVGGDDLQPVKRTLRQSLPTSVDLVETTTSYQQALGLDSPPELNADDATDDDAVAGIEWQGVGDRPDDWQTPLPALETFAGDHEGDWPLADLVDGLATTDAPVLVQILVTPKADWTQRKEDRIIDLELNGDLRRHALGQAIFGGIADTITEATDHDTTRSPSYRRHDSETGQHAGRRDAATPAGRDARRRVEDSTVAPSNARRIEALQTVDTRQSFVVNARAVAIAPESATTDTTIDAISSGFQALRGDHYRVTPTTHPPNSDGARDLLDTISTRTTRTSPSRRKHMLPWVENASPAIVADPAAVGAFCVIDGPTLSPAASRALEPTPEDRTGIELPPRTILDRYLDEPGMTVGHPKTADRTTLDAMLSLPPAVQPLHTALFGSTGAGKTAVGQRMQLANHAATDGATVYIDAKGDDAPEAYTKTHYERYNTLEDVHYFDCTEYLPALPFLTIKPLLDAGLDREWAVNTIAEHYIDLLAAAMGPEQFYSAEAAVEVIQQLVRALFDPVHGSESISQQELLAAATQFHETRNPPPVSDGTLHQKLASTAANNPNTFDSIMSAATRRIGTATNDARLAPLFEAHADEQFDLRRVLDEDCVIIVDLQGYGERSRTLLAVAILSQLWRALQRRQATTERANLPLVNCYIEEAADLATTGILDTLLSQGRGFDLGVTLAMQFPEQLRDSHPRVYAELLNDVGTIITGQIGVDRRLTERLATSEYSADRIETRLHDLQRGDWLVSPAAPFAERQPQPFHVTSPPLPAGHPEGSQPLTGRASRAFERAVQTAKTRTRDEYGVPVGRAASGSTEPAAVDDGDATGSTRPAATATIPHTERFPECLTYIDESPYPIVCETCGDDGTKYPSTPEGLRRAIDCHHSLEEVDRANIPICSLDLTLTSGERAASDYNDAQLRFLTAVYMAHQQRFDRELEYDIVWDSMTNLEAYVGIDADDVQALVDDGLLRVDCRRPHKLYTVTPDGRDVIDVGHREGIAHGDGTGDLSESSLHVAMVDVGARLLAQELVGPDKPGARVQRYYGLEDGRLDAAVLAADGTVVATLEAERINNDRGEAIPRDFDQMAACDPQQAWWLVKTRSDAAALLRALHDPPDGAPRVPRTYSENMAPRRYSLATPGLTDVYTFEYARDTLLDETRPG from the coding sequence ATGCCCCCCGAGCAGTTCACGACCGACCGCCAGTACCTCCACGTCCAGCCCAGCACCGACCCGCTCCAACCAGCTGCTGTCGCCCGCTCGATCACGCGGCTGCATCGAACCACGAACGAGACGCCGACCTACGAGTGGCTGTTCGTCGCGACCGGCGACACCGGCCCGACCGGCGACCGCCACATCGACTGGTACGTCGGCGGCGACGACCTCCAGCCGGTCAAACGCACGCTCCGCCAGTCCCTTCCGACGTCCGTCGACCTCGTCGAAACCACGACTTCCTACCAGCAGGCACTCGGCCTCGACAGTCCACCCGAACTGAACGCTGACGACGCTACAGATGACGACGCGGTCGCGGGCATTGAGTGGCAGGGCGTCGGCGACCGCCCCGACGACTGGCAGACGCCACTCCCAGCGCTCGAAACCTTTGCCGGCGACCACGAGGGTGATTGGCCGCTCGCAGACCTCGTTGATGGCCTCGCAACGACCGACGCCCCCGTACTCGTCCAGATCTTGGTCACGCCAAAGGCCGATTGGACACAGCGGAAAGAAGACCGCATCATCGATCTGGAGTTGAACGGTGACTTGCGCCGTCACGCACTCGGCCAGGCGATTTTCGGCGGGATCGCGGACACGATTACGGAGGCTACCGACCACGACACAACCCGGTCTCCCTCGTATCGACGCCATGATTCGGAGACCGGCCAGCACGCCGGTCGTCGGGACGCCGCTACGCCCGCCGGCCGGGACGCGCGCCGCCGCGTTGAGGACTCGACGGTGGCGCCGTCGAACGCGCGCCGCATCGAAGCGCTCCAGACCGTCGACACGCGGCAGTCGTTCGTCGTCAACGCCCGCGCTGTGGCCATCGCGCCTGAGTCGGCGACTACTGATACGACCATCGACGCGATCTCCTCGGGCTTCCAGGCTCTGCGGGGCGACCACTACCGCGTCACACCCACGACGCACCCACCAAATAGCGACGGTGCTCGCGACCTCCTCGACACCATCTCTACCCGAACCACAAGGACGAGTCCGAGCCGGCGCAAACACATGCTGCCGTGGGTCGAGAACGCGAGTCCAGCCATCGTCGCCGACCCCGCCGCCGTCGGGGCGTTCTGCGTCATCGACGGGCCCACGCTTAGCCCGGCTGCGAGTCGCGCGCTTGAACCGACGCCCGAGGATCGTACGGGCATCGAACTCCCGCCTCGGACCATTCTCGACCGGTATCTCGACGAACCCGGCATGACCGTCGGTCACCCCAAGACCGCCGACCGCACGACGTTGGACGCGATGCTGTCGCTCCCACCAGCCGTGCAGCCGCTCCACACCGCACTCTTCGGGTCCACAGGCGCCGGCAAAACCGCCGTCGGCCAGCGCATGCAGCTCGCGAACCACGCCGCCACCGACGGCGCCACCGTCTACATCGACGCGAAAGGCGACGACGCCCCCGAAGCATACACCAAAACCCACTACGAACGCTACAATACGCTGGAGGACGTCCACTATTTCGACTGCACGGAGTATCTGCCCGCACTCCCGTTCCTGACAATCAAGCCACTCCTCGACGCTGGGTTGGACCGCGAGTGGGCCGTCAATACGATTGCCGAACATTATATTGACTTGCTCGCCGCCGCCATGGGCCCCGAGCAGTTCTACAGTGCTGAGGCGGCTGTGGAGGTCATCCAGCAGTTGGTGCGTGCGCTGTTCGACCCCGTGCATGGCAGTGAGAGCATCAGCCAGCAGGAGTTGCTGGCGGCGGCCACACAGTTCCACGAGACGAGGAATCCACCGCCAGTCTCGGATGGCACGCTCCACCAGAAACTCGCGAGCACGGCCGCAAACAACCCCAACACGTTCGACAGCATCATGAGCGCTGCCACCCGCCGGATTGGGACTGCGACGAACGACGCTCGCCTCGCCCCCCTCTTCGAAGCGCACGCTGACGAGCAGTTTGATCTCCGGCGCGTGCTCGACGAGGACTGCGTCATCATCGTCGACCTCCAGGGGTATGGGGAGCGCTCCCGGACGCTGCTCGCCGTCGCCATCCTCTCGCAGTTGTGGCGTGCGCTTCAGCGCCGGCAGGCAACGACGGAGCGAGCGAATCTCCCGCTCGTGAACTGTTACATCGAGGAAGCCGCCGACCTCGCGACGACTGGCATCCTGGATACGCTGCTCTCGCAGGGTCGCGGCTTCGATCTCGGGGTGACGCTGGCGATGCAGTTCCCCGAACAGTTGCGCGACTCCCACCCCCGCGTGTACGCCGAACTGTTGAACGATGTCGGCACGATCATCACGGGTCAGATCGGCGTTGACCGCCGCCTCACGGAGCGCCTCGCCACCAGCGAGTACAGCGCCGACCGCATCGAGACGCGACTCCACGACCTCCAGCGCGGCGACTGGCTCGTCAGCCCCGCGGCGCCGTTCGCCGAACGCCAACCTCAGCCCTTCCACGTGACGTCGCCGCCGCTCCCCGCCGGCCACCCCGAGGGCAGCCAGCCGCTGACGGGGCGCGCCAGCCGCGCCTTCGAGCGCGCCGTCCAGACGGCCAAAACCCGCACTCGCGACGAGTACGGCGTTCCTGTCGGGCGTGCCGCCAGCGGGAGTACCGAGCCCGCGGCCGTCGACGACGGCGACGCGACCGGGTCGACGCGCCCGGCCGCCACCGCCACCATCCCCCACACCGAGCGCTTTCCCGAGTGTCTCACGTACATCGACGAATCTCCATACCCGATTGTCTGTGAGACCTGCGGGGACGACGGCACGAAATACCCCTCGACACCCGAGGGGCTGCGCCGTGCCATCGACTGTCACCATTCGCTCGAAGAAGTTGACCGCGCGAACATTCCGATCTGTTCGCTGGATCTGACGCTCACGAGCGGCGAACGCGCCGCCAGCGACTACAATGATGCCCAACTGCGCTTCCTCACGGCGGTCTACATGGCCCACCAGCAGCGCTTCGACCGCGAACTGGAGTACGACATCGTCTGGGACTCAATGACCAACCTCGAGGCGTACGTCGGGATTGACGCCGACGACGTCCAGGCACTGGTCGACGACGGCCTCCTCCGCGTGGACTGTCGCCGCCCCCACAAACTGTACACCGTCACCCCCGACGGCCGGGACGTGATTGACGTCGGCCACCGCGAAGGCATCGCCCACGGCGACGGCACGGGCGACCTCTCCGAATCCAGTCTCCACGTCGCCATGGTCGACGTCGGCGCCCGCCTCCTCGCCCAAGAGCTGGTCGGCCCCGACAAACCTGGGGCCCGCGTCCAGCGCTACTACGGCCTCGAGGACGGCCGCCTCGACGCTGCCGTCCTCGCCGCCGATGGGACGGTTGTGGCGACGCTGGAAGCCGAACGCATCAACAACGATCGTGGTGAGGCCATCCCCCGCGACTTCGACCAGATGGCCGCCTGCGACCCCCAGCAGGCGTGGTGGCTCGTCAAAACCCGCAGCGACGCCGCCGCCCTCCTCCGCGCGCTCCACGACCCCCCAGATGGTGCCCCTCGTGTGCCCCGCACGTACAGCGAAAACATGGCCCCCCGCAGATACAGCCTTGCGACGCCCGGATTGACCGACGTCTACACGTTCGAATACGCCCGCGACACACTCCTCGACGAAACTCGTCCCGGCTAA